One segment of Cellulosilyticum sp. I15G10I2 DNA contains the following:
- a CDS encoding MFS transporter, with translation MKNKNYIILVIGQIISLFGSSIQRFSLSLYLLDVTGSARIFSGILALSMLPYIVCAPIAGVLADRISRKHIMVVLDFLSSALLCVYAVILFSGRDHYNIVAGVMLLLSVFYTLYAPAVTASIPQIVPESSLLQANGIVQQVASLSNFLGPILAGICYSLWGIKAVIIINALSFFLSAILELFLDIPHTPLAPKAEKVSVPRMIYEEMKAGYCYLKEDNPIVFRMIITSGLYNLFLVPIFSIGSPYIIKVILNMPAQTYGMAEGVIALGMILGGLIISLRPRLVGIERIYYILFPACLSLVVMSLSVMLPLDQEVFRWASLGLFTFGGMSIMLALGMANVISMTYIQQASPSHMLGKISAFATAFATCCIPLGQAIFGQLLEAFGSHLWTVILAAALLSFGATLLVRWNVRQIKPA, from the coding sequence ATGAAAAATAAAAATTATATTATATTGGTAATTGGACAGATTATCTCGTTATTCGGCAGCTCTATTCAACGTTTCAGCCTGTCACTTTACTTATTGGACGTTACAGGATCAGCCCGTATTTTTTCTGGTATTTTAGCACTGTCGATGCTGCCTTATATCGTCTGCGCCCCTATTGCTGGTGTGCTTGCAGACCGTATAAGCCGCAAACACATTATGGTGGTACTGGACTTTTTAAGCAGTGCGCTTTTATGCGTTTATGCCGTTATCTTGTTTAGCGGGCGTGACCATTACAATATAGTCGCCGGCGTCATGCTGCTCTTGTCTGTCTTTTATACACTCTATGCCCCTGCTGTTACAGCAAGTATCCCTCAGATTGTGCCAGAAAGCAGCTTGCTGCAGGCTAACGGCATTGTCCAGCAGGTAGCCTCTTTGTCTAACTTCCTAGGTCCTATCCTAGCTGGCATATGCTATAGCCTATGGGGCATCAAGGCCGTTATTATTATAAATGCCTTAAGCTTCTTCCTTTCGGCCATCTTGGAGCTGTTTCTTGATATCCCCCATACTCCGCTAGCACCCAAGGCCGAGAAGGTTTCAGTACCTCGTATGATTTACGAAGAAATGAAAGCCGGCTATTGTTATCTTAAAGAGGATAACCCCATTGTCTTTAGAATGATTATAACCTCTGGTTTATACAATTTGTTTTTAGTACCTATCTTTTCTATAGGCTCCCCATATATTATTAAGGTCATTTTAAACATGCCGGCCCAGACTTATGGTATGGCAGAAGGCGTCATTGCCCTGGGGATGATCCTCGGCGGACTCATTATCAGCCTGCGCCCAAGGCTGGTGGGGATCGAGCGGATTTATTACATACTTTTTCCTGCGTGTTTATCTCTAGTAGTGATGTCACTTTCTGTGATGCTCCCGCTAGATCAAGAGGTCTTTAGATGGGCCAGCCTCGGTCTTTTTACCTTTGGCGGTATGTCTATTATGCTGGCGCTGGGGATGGCCAATGTCATTAGTATGACCTATATCCAGCAGGCCTCCCCTTCTCATATGCTGGGCAAGATCAGTGCTTTCGCCACAGCCTTTGCGACCTGTTGCATCCCTCTTGGGCAAGCTATCTTTGGCCAACTGCTGGAGGCTTTTGGGTCCCACCTCTGGACTGTAATACTCGCCGCCGCCCTCCTAAGCTTCGGCGCCACACTGCTGGTAAGATGGAATGTAAGACAAATTAAGCCTGCTTGA
- a CDS encoding ABC transporter ATP-binding protein: MQNPSIEVSNLQVAYEDLLIINNMNLKIPKGKVTMIIGGNGCGKSTLLKSIARILTPKHGEVRINGAAIKKHASKEIAKMMAVLPQSPVVPEGLLVKELVSYGRFPYQSPMGGLKAHDIEMVNWAMQATGIYEFCDRPVQALSGGQRQRAWIAMALAQETEILVLDEPTTYLDISHQLEILELLKELNRTQNRTIVMVLHELNNATKFADHLIGMKKGEVVFEGAPIDVINKENLKILYGIEAKLQLDATGTYPICTDCALAR; this comes from the coding sequence ATGCAGAATCCGAGCATTGAAGTAAGTAATCTACAGGTCGCTTATGAAGATCTGCTCATTATTAATAATATGAATTTAAAAATACCAAAAGGCAAAGTCACTATGATTATTGGGGGCAATGGTTGCGGCAAATCGACTCTTTTAAAGTCTATTGCGCGCATCTTAACGCCAAAGCACGGCGAGGTCCGCATCAATGGTGCCGCCATTAAAAAGCACGCCTCCAAAGAAATCGCCAAGATGATGGCTGTGCTTCCCCAAAGCCCTGTTGTACCCGAAGGCCTTTTGGTAAAGGAACTTGTGTCCTATGGACGCTTCCCCTACCAAAGCCCTATGGGTGGCCTAAAGGCCCACGATATCGAAATGGTCAACTGGGCCATGCAGGCGACAGGTATCTATGAGTTTTGCGACCGTCCTGTACAGGCGCTTTCTGGCGGACAAAGACAAAGAGCGTGGATTGCCATGGCGCTTGCTCAAGAAACTGAGATACTTGTGCTCGATGAACCCACTACTTATCTGGATATCTCTCACCAGCTGGAGATTCTTGAACTTTTAAAGGAGCTCAACCGCACACAGAACCGAACCATTGTGATGGTGCTTCATGAACTTAATAATGCCACCAAGTTTGCAGACCATTTGATTGGGATGAAAAAGGGTGAAGTAGTCTTTGAAGGTGCCCCAATAGACGTAATTAACAAGGAAAACTTAAAAATTTTATATGGCATTGAAGCCAAGCTGCAGTTAGATGCAACCGGTACCTATCCAATATGTACCGATTGTGCATTAGCGCGCTAA
- a CDS encoding sensor histidine kinase — translation MKQIKKRLPPKISLAVSLVTLVFIVMLLAILSAGLIAYLLIKLGIMDLEGTSSPIRAISIMVYISIFLGVVIATLLSQRSVKPIRDMIKATEKVSQGNFSVRVNGSFVFELDALAGSFNKMVKELKGIETLRSDFVRNFSHEFKTPITSISGFAKLLQVGDISDEEKQEYLNIIVQESERLVHLSTNILNLSKIESTEIISEKTIYCLDEQIRLAIVMLEPKWSDKNLHVDIRLEDGIEILGEKNLIHQIWVNLLDNAIKYTNTGGVIKVGLWRSGQKAIFRLEDSGCGMNDETIRHIFDKFFQGDTSHSLTGNGLGLTLVKKITQLCEGTIEVQSELGKGSVFIVKLPLGSDAKTV, via the coding sequence ATGAAGCAAATAAAAAAGAGACTCCCACCGAAAATTAGTCTTGCGGTTTCCTTGGTGACCCTGGTTTTTATCGTTATGCTCTTGGCCATTTTATCAGCGGGCTTGATTGCTTATTTGCTAATCAAATTAGGAATCATGGACTTAGAAGGTACCTCAAGTCCAATCCGAGCAATCTCCATAATGGTATATATCAGTATTTTTTTGGGAGTGGTGATAGCAACATTATTAAGTCAGCGCTCTGTTAAGCCAATCCGAGACATGATAAAAGCCACCGAAAAGGTATCTCAGGGTAATTTCTCGGTTAGGGTAAACGGCAGTTTTGTCTTTGAATTGGATGCCCTTGCCGGGAGCTTTAATAAGATGGTGAAGGAGTTAAAAGGTATCGAAACCCTGCGCAGCGACTTTGTGAGAAACTTCTCCCATGAGTTCAAAACCCCCATTACATCGATAAGTGGATTCGCCAAACTATTGCAGGTGGGTGATATTAGCGACGAGGAAAAGCAGGAATATCTGAATATAATCGTGCAGGAATCAGAGCGGCTTGTTCATCTTTCCACGAACATTCTTAACCTTTCGAAAATAGAAAGTACAGAGATTATTAGCGAAAAAACGATCTATTGTTTAGATGAACAAATTAGACTTGCGATTGTAATGTTAGAACCAAAGTGGAGCGATAAAAATCTTCACGTTGACATTAGACTTGAAGATGGAATTGAAATACTTGGTGAAAAAAATCTAATCCATCAGATTTGGGTTAATCTTCTTGACAATGCCATTAAGTACACGAACACGGGTGGAGTGATAAAAGTAGGCCTATGGCGGAGCGGACAAAAGGCAATCTTTCGGCTTGAAGATAGCGGATGCGGAATGAATGATGAAACCATACGTCATATATTTGATAAATTCTTTCAAGGAGACACATCCCACTCATTAACTGGAAATGGATTGGGTTTGACTTTAGTCAAGAAAATTACACAACTATGTGAAGGAACAATTGAAGTACAAAGCGAGCTTGGGAAAGGGAGTGTTTTCATTGTAAAATTGCCATTAGGCTCGGATGCTAAGACAGTATAA